Proteins from a genomic interval of Acanthopagrus latus isolate v.2019 chromosome 7, fAcaLat1.1, whole genome shotgun sequence:
- the LOC119022243 gene encoding polyhomeotic-like protein 2 isoform X3, translated as MTSGNGNTNSGQHNGESIPAQALVKSHILTHLIEGFVIQEGAEPFPVERPSFSIESLRRHTGDSKMDGLSSKELKVQQEPMLTCELCGRVDFAYIFKRSKRFCSTVCAKRYNVGCTKRMGLFPNRKTSLENVKKQRALNGNHKNYSLDSKKKTALSVQKPTATALSPSHSVHPAQGESSQCSDLSGYKRTLPPLLATQRVPVVQGSELPLLPYSYLPSDPSQWNIADVYEFISSLSGYLRSTIFLLSLWQCRCCPAQASLPAPSAPPPPQHPPAGSVYGGIYLIITPQYLM; from the exons ATGACCTCTGGGAATGGGAACACTAACAGCGGCCAGCACAATGGAGAAAGCATACCAGCCCAGGCCTTAGTCAAGTCCCACATCCTCACCCATCTGATAGAAGGCTTCGTCATCCAGGAGGGTGCTGAGCCTTTCCCA GTTGAACGTCCATCTTTCTCAATTGAGAGCCTCAGGAGACACACAGGAGACTCAAAGATGGACGGCCTCTCATCAAAAG AGTTAAAGGTCCAGCAGGAGCCCATGCTGACCTGTGAGCTGTGTGGCAGAGTTGACTTTGCCTATATCTTCAAGAGGTCCAAGAGGTTCTGTTCTACAGTGTGTGCCAAACG CTACAATGTGGGATGCACAAAGAGGATGGGTCTCTTCCCAAACCGCAAAACCAGCCTGGAGAACGTGAAGAAACAAAGAGCATTGAACGGAAACCACAAAAACTACAGTTTAGACTCTAAAAAGAAG ACTGCTCTCTCTGTGCAGAAGCCTACTGCTACTGCTCTGTCCCCCAGTCACTCAGTCCACCCTGCACAGGGAGAGTCCAGCCAATGTTCAGACTTGTCTGGCTACAAAAGAACCCTGCCCCCCCTGTTGGCCACCCAGCGGGTGCCTGTGGTGCAAGGCTCTGAGCTGCCACTGTTACCCTACAGCTACCTGCCCAGTGACCCCAGCCAGTGGAACATAGCAGACGTCTATGAGTTCATCTCCTCTCTATCAG GCTATTTAAGGAGCACAattttccttctctccctctggcaGTGTCGCTGCTGCCCTGCACAAGCATCGCTGCCTGCTCCTTcagccccaccaccaccccagcaTCCACCTGCAGGCTCTGTCTACGGGGGAATATATTTAATCATCACTCCCCAATATCTCATGTAA
- the LOC119022243 gene encoding polyhomeotic-like protein 2 isoform X6: protein MTSGNGNTNSGQHNGESIPAQALVKSHILTHLIEGFVIQEGAEPFPVERPSFSIESLRRHTGDSKMDGLSSKELKVQQEPMLTCELCGRVDFAYIFKRSKRFCSTVCAKRYNVGCTKRMGLFPNRKTSLENVKKQRALNGNHKNYSLDSKKKTALSVQKPTATALSPSHSVHPAQGESSQCSDLSGYKRTLPPLLATQRVPVVQGSELPLLPYSYLPSDPSQWNIADVYEFISSLSGRLEERSTPPLPVRSHSGIDTFCLP from the exons ATGACCTCTGGGAATGGGAACACTAACAGCGGCCAGCACAATGGAGAAAGCATACCAGCCCAGGCCTTAGTCAAGTCCCACATCCTCACCCATCTGATAGAAGGCTTCGTCATCCAGGAGGGTGCTGAGCCTTTCCCA GTTGAACGTCCATCTTTCTCAATTGAGAGCCTCAGGAGACACACAGGAGACTCAAAGATGGACGGCCTCTCATCAAAAG AGTTAAAGGTCCAGCAGGAGCCCATGCTGACCTGTGAGCTGTGTGGCAGAGTTGACTTTGCCTATATCTTCAAGAGGTCCAAGAGGTTCTGTTCTACAGTGTGTGCCAAACG CTACAATGTGGGATGCACAAAGAGGATGGGTCTCTTCCCAAACCGCAAAACCAGCCTGGAGAACGTGAAGAAACAAAGAGCATTGAACGGAAACCACAAAAACTACAGTTTAGACTCTAAAAAGAAG ACTGCTCTCTCTGTGCAGAAGCCTACTGCTACTGCTCTGTCCCCCAGTCACTCAGTCCACCCTGCACAGGGAGAGTCCAGCCAATGTTCAGACTTGTCTGGCTACAAAAGAACCCTGCCCCCCCTGTTGGCCACCCAGCGGGTGCCTGTGGTGCAAGGCTCTGAGCTGCCACTGTTACCCTACAGCTACCTGCCCAGTGACCCCAGCCAGTGGAACATAGCAGACGTCTATGAGTTCATCTCCTCTCTATCAG gaaggcttgaggagcggtccactCCTCCActgcctgttaggtcgcactcggggatcgacactttttgtctgccatga
- the LOC119022243 gene encoding polyhomeotic-like protein 2 isoform X1, with the protein MTSGNGNTNSGQHNGESIPAQALVKSHILTHLIEGFVIQEGAEPFPVERPSFSIESLRRHTGDSKMDGLSSKELKVQQEPMLTCELCGRVDFAYIFKRSKRFCSTVCAKRYNVGCTKRMGLFPNRKTSLENVKKQRALNGNHKNYSLDSKKKTALSVQKPTATALSPSHSVHPAQGESSQCSDLSGYKRTLPPLLATQRVPVVQGSELPLLPYSYLPSDPSQWNIADVYEFISSLSVSLLPCTSIAACSFSPTTTPASTCRLCLRGNIFNHHSPISHVNISAGSDTVRASTPNFNYVLLCDKHFKRCLEIAEEFRSQEIDGQALLLLKEDHLMGTMNIKLGPALKIFAQISILKDS; encoded by the exons ATGACCTCTGGGAATGGGAACACTAACAGCGGCCAGCACAATGGAGAAAGCATACCAGCCCAGGCCTTAGTCAAGTCCCACATCCTCACCCATCTGATAGAAGGCTTCGTCATCCAGGAGGGTGCTGAGCCTTTCCCA GTTGAACGTCCATCTTTCTCAATTGAGAGCCTCAGGAGACACACAGGAGACTCAAAGATGGACGGCCTCTCATCAAAAG AGTTAAAGGTCCAGCAGGAGCCCATGCTGACCTGTGAGCTGTGTGGCAGAGTTGACTTTGCCTATATCTTCAAGAGGTCCAAGAGGTTCTGTTCTACAGTGTGTGCCAAACG CTACAATGTGGGATGCACAAAGAGGATGGGTCTCTTCCCAAACCGCAAAACCAGCCTGGAGAACGTGAAGAAACAAAGAGCATTGAACGGAAACCACAAAAACTACAGTTTAGACTCTAAAAAGAAG ACTGCTCTCTCTGTGCAGAAGCCTACTGCTACTGCTCTGTCCCCCAGTCACTCAGTCCACCCTGCACAGGGAGAGTCCAGCCAATGTTCAGACTTGTCTGGCTACAAAAGAACCCTGCCCCCCCTGTTGGCCACCCAGCGGGTGCCTGTGGTGCAAGGCTCTGAGCTGCCACTGTTACCCTACAGCTACCTGCCCAGTGACCCCAGCCAGTGGAACATAGCAGACGTCTATGAGTTCATCTCCTCTCTATCAG TGTCGCTGCTGCCCTGCACAAGCATCGCTGCCTGCTCCTTcagccccaccaccaccccagcaTCCACCTGCAGGCTCTGTCTACGGGGGAATATATTTAATCATCACTCCCCAATATCTCATGTAAACATATCTGCGGGGAGTGATACGGTCAGAGCCTCGACGCCAAACTTTAACTACGTTCTGCTTTGTGATAAACATTTCAAAC GTTGTCTGGAGATTGCCGAGGAGTTCCGTTCTCAGGAGATTGATGGacaggctctgctgctgctgaaagaggACCATCTCATGGGAACCATGAACATCAAACTGGGCCCTGCGCTCAAGATCTTTGCCCAGATCAGCATACTCAAAGACTCGTAG
- the LOC119022243 gene encoding polyhomeotic-like protein 2 isoform X2 — translation MTSGNGNTNSGQHNGESIPAQALVKSHILTHLIEGFVIQEGAEPFPVERPSFSIESLRRHTGDSKMDGLSSKELKVQQEPMLTCELCGRVDFAYIFKRSKRFCSTVCAKRYNVGCTKRMGLFPNRKTSLENVKKQRALNGNHKNYSLDSKKKTALSVQKPTATALSPSHSVHPAQGESSQCSDLSGYKRTLPPLLATQRVPVVQGSELPLLPYSYLPSDPSQWNIADVYEFISSLSVSLLPCTSIAACSFSPTTTPASTCRLCLRGNIFNHHSPISHVNISAGSDTVRASTPNFNYVLLCDKHFKREFSD, via the exons ATGACCTCTGGGAATGGGAACACTAACAGCGGCCAGCACAATGGAGAAAGCATACCAGCCCAGGCCTTAGTCAAGTCCCACATCCTCACCCATCTGATAGAAGGCTTCGTCATCCAGGAGGGTGCTGAGCCTTTCCCA GTTGAACGTCCATCTTTCTCAATTGAGAGCCTCAGGAGACACACAGGAGACTCAAAGATGGACGGCCTCTCATCAAAAG AGTTAAAGGTCCAGCAGGAGCCCATGCTGACCTGTGAGCTGTGTGGCAGAGTTGACTTTGCCTATATCTTCAAGAGGTCCAAGAGGTTCTGTTCTACAGTGTGTGCCAAACG CTACAATGTGGGATGCACAAAGAGGATGGGTCTCTTCCCAAACCGCAAAACCAGCCTGGAGAACGTGAAGAAACAAAGAGCATTGAACGGAAACCACAAAAACTACAGTTTAGACTCTAAAAAGAAG ACTGCTCTCTCTGTGCAGAAGCCTACTGCTACTGCTCTGTCCCCCAGTCACTCAGTCCACCCTGCACAGGGAGAGTCCAGCCAATGTTCAGACTTGTCTGGCTACAAAAGAACCCTGCCCCCCCTGTTGGCCACCCAGCGGGTGCCTGTGGTGCAAGGCTCTGAGCTGCCACTGTTACCCTACAGCTACCTGCCCAGTGACCCCAGCCAGTGGAACATAGCAGACGTCTATGAGTTCATCTCCTCTCTATCAG TGTCGCTGCTGCCCTGCACAAGCATCGCTGCCTGCTCCTTcagccccaccaccaccccagcaTCCACCTGCAGGCTCTGTCTACGGGGGAATATATTTAATCATCACTCCCCAATATCTCATGTAAACATATCTGCGGGGAGTGATACGGTCAGAGCCTCGACGCCAAACTTTAACTACGTTCTGCTTTGTGATAAACATTTCAAACGTGAGttctctgactga
- the LOC119022243 gene encoding polyhomeotic-like protein 2 isoform X5 has product MTSGNGNTNSGQHNGESIPAQALVKSHILTHLIEGFVIQEGAEPFPVERPSFSIESLRRHTGDSKMDGLSSKELKVQQEPMLTCELCGRVDFAYIFKRSKRFCSTVCAKRYNVGCTKRMGLFPNRKTSLENVKKQRALNGNHKNYSLDSKKKTALSVQKPTATALSPSHSVHPAQGESSQCSDLSGYKRTLPPLLATQRVPVVQGSELPLLPYSYLPSDPSQWNIADVYEFISSLSGCLEIAEEFRSQEIDGQALLLLKEDHLMGTMNIKLGPALKIFAQISILKDS; this is encoded by the exons ATGACCTCTGGGAATGGGAACACTAACAGCGGCCAGCACAATGGAGAAAGCATACCAGCCCAGGCCTTAGTCAAGTCCCACATCCTCACCCATCTGATAGAAGGCTTCGTCATCCAGGAGGGTGCTGAGCCTTTCCCA GTTGAACGTCCATCTTTCTCAATTGAGAGCCTCAGGAGACACACAGGAGACTCAAAGATGGACGGCCTCTCATCAAAAG AGTTAAAGGTCCAGCAGGAGCCCATGCTGACCTGTGAGCTGTGTGGCAGAGTTGACTTTGCCTATATCTTCAAGAGGTCCAAGAGGTTCTGTTCTACAGTGTGTGCCAAACG CTACAATGTGGGATGCACAAAGAGGATGGGTCTCTTCCCAAACCGCAAAACCAGCCTGGAGAACGTGAAGAAACAAAGAGCATTGAACGGAAACCACAAAAACTACAGTTTAGACTCTAAAAAGAAG ACTGCTCTCTCTGTGCAGAAGCCTACTGCTACTGCTCTGTCCCCCAGTCACTCAGTCCACCCTGCACAGGGAGAGTCCAGCCAATGTTCAGACTTGTCTGGCTACAAAAGAACCCTGCCCCCCCTGTTGGCCACCCAGCGGGTGCCTGTGGTGCAAGGCTCTGAGCTGCCACTGTTACCCTACAGCTACCTGCCCAGTGACCCCAGCCAGTGGAACATAGCAGACGTCTATGAGTTCATCTCCTCTCTATCAG GTTGTCTGGAGATTGCCGAGGAGTTCCGTTCTCAGGAGATTGATGGacaggctctgctgctgctgaaagaggACCATCTCATGGGAACCATGAACATCAAACTGGGCCCTGCGCTCAAGATCTTTGCCCAGATCAGCATACTCAAAGACTCGTAG
- the LOC119022243 gene encoding polyhomeotic-like protein 2 isoform X4, which yields MDGLSSKELKVQQEPMLTCELCGRVDFAYIFKRSKRFCSTVCAKRYNVGCTKRMGLFPNRKTSLENVKKQRALNGNHKNYSLDSKKKTALSVQKPTATALSPSHSVHPAQGESSQCSDLSGYKRTLPPLLATQRVPVVQGSELPLLPYSYLPSDPSQWNIADVYEFISSLSVSLLPCTSIAACSFSPTTTPASTCRLCLRGNIFNHHSPISHVNISAGSDTVRASTPNFNYVLLCDKHFKRCLEIAEEFRSQEIDGQALLLLKEDHLMGTMNIKLGPALKIFAQISILKDS from the exons ATGGACGGCCTCTCATCAAAAG AGTTAAAGGTCCAGCAGGAGCCCATGCTGACCTGTGAGCTGTGTGGCAGAGTTGACTTTGCCTATATCTTCAAGAGGTCCAAGAGGTTCTGTTCTACAGTGTGTGCCAAACG CTACAATGTGGGATGCACAAAGAGGATGGGTCTCTTCCCAAACCGCAAAACCAGCCTGGAGAACGTGAAGAAACAAAGAGCATTGAACGGAAACCACAAAAACTACAGTTTAGACTCTAAAAAGAAG ACTGCTCTCTCTGTGCAGAAGCCTACTGCTACTGCTCTGTCCCCCAGTCACTCAGTCCACCCTGCACAGGGAGAGTCCAGCCAATGTTCAGACTTGTCTGGCTACAAAAGAACCCTGCCCCCCCTGTTGGCCACCCAGCGGGTGCCTGTGGTGCAAGGCTCTGAGCTGCCACTGTTACCCTACAGCTACCTGCCCAGTGACCCCAGCCAGTGGAACATAGCAGACGTCTATGAGTTCATCTCCTCTCTATCAG TGTCGCTGCTGCCCTGCACAAGCATCGCTGCCTGCTCCTTcagccccaccaccaccccagcaTCCACCTGCAGGCTCTGTCTACGGGGGAATATATTTAATCATCACTCCCCAATATCTCATGTAAACATATCTGCGGGGAGTGATACGGTCAGAGCCTCGACGCCAAACTTTAACTACGTTCTGCTTTGTGATAAACATTTCAAAC GTTGTCTGGAGATTGCCGAGGAGTTCCGTTCTCAGGAGATTGATGGacaggctctgctgctgctgaaagaggACCATCTCATGGGAACCATGAACATCAAACTGGGCCCTGCGCTCAAGATCTTTGCCCAGATCAGCATACTCAAAGACTCGTAG